A genome region from Arachis duranensis cultivar V14167 chromosome 8, aradu.V14167.gnm2.J7QH, whole genome shotgun sequence includes the following:
- the LOC107463278 gene encoding uncharacterized protein At1g10890 — protein sequence MARSLSRSRSPSHRRRYSRSPVSHRHAHSHSRRDRTSSRRRSRSPSHRRRRSRTRSPSSPRRRRRHRSRSTSSPSPPPPKSRSPSVVANHHKLKKDEEEKRSRRQHEEELKKLEEETARRIEEAIRKNVEEKLDSEEVRLEIERRIAEGVKKLFDDVEVQLEKEKQDALNEARRKEEQARKEREELDKMLEENRRRVEEAQRREALELQRKDEERQRELEMIQRQKEEAARRKKLEEEEEHANRMNLLGKNKPRPKSYGL from the exons ATGGCTCGGAGCTTGTCTCGTTCGCGTTCACCTTCCCACAGAAGAAGATACTCTCGTTCCCCTGTTTCCCACCGTCATGCTCACTCTCACTCTCGAAGGGATCGAACATCCTCAAG GCGAAGAAGCCGATCCCCTAGCCACAGGCGCCGCAGAAGCAGAACGCGGTCACCGTCTTCGCCGAGGCGCCGCAGAAGGCACAGAAGCAGAAGCACTTCCTCGccctctcctcctcctcctaaaTCGCGCAGTCCCAGTGTCGTTGCGAACCATCACAAGCTCAAAAAAgacgaagaagaaaagagaag CAGGCGTCAACACGAGGAGGAAttgaaaaaattagaagaagagaCCGCAAGAAGAATCGAAGAAGCAATTCGAAAAAATGTTGAGGAGAAGCTTGATTCAGAGGAAGTTAGATTGGAAATAGAAAGGCGCATAGCAGAGGGTGTGAAGAAATTGTTTGATGATGTTGAAGTTCAACTTGAAAAGGAAAAGCAAGATGCTCTTAATGAGGCTCGAAGGAAAGAA GAACAAGCTAGAAAAGAGAGGGAAGAGCTGGATAAGATGCTTGAAGAGAATAGGAGGAGGGTGGAAGAGGCTCAGAGAAGAGAAGCCCTAGAGCTGCAACGAAAGGATGAGGAACGGCAGAGAGAATTAGAGATGATCCAGAGACAGAAAGAGGAGGCTGCTCGGAGAAAGAAGctggaggaggaagaagaacatGCCAATCGAATGAATTTGTTAGGTAAGAACAAACCTAGGCCTAAATCTTATGGTTTGTAG
- the LOC107463277 gene encoding LOW QUALITY PROTEIN: aspartic proteinase nepenthesin-1 (The sequence of the model RefSeq protein was modified relative to this genomic sequence to represent the inferred CDS: inserted 2 bases in 1 codon), whose amino-acid sequence MSKLKSSSSSSMLLPLLISFLLLIVPTFSTSRKVLDENHHEGIIRVNLRHVDSGKNLTKLERVQHGMKRAKSRLQWLNAMVTKKQSQFSKSEELDSDSESSESESSSSQIQSPIHVGNGEYLMELAIGTPPKSYPAILDTGSDLIWTQCQPCSQCYKQPTPIFDPKKSSSFSKLSCGSNLCNVLPSSSCSSGGGGDSDGCQYMYSYGDYSVTQGVLATETFTFGSSKIKSIGFGCGEDNQGSGFEQASGLVGLGRGPLSLVSQLKEPKFSYCLQSIDDRKNSVLLLGSLPKTKNAKGAVTTPLLKNPMQPSFYFLDLQGISVGGTQLSIEESTFELGDNGSGGMIIDSGTTITYIEENAFDALKKEFVSQMDLPVDNSGSTGLDVCFSLESASGRIEVPKLVFHFRGXXXNYMIGDVNLGVACLAMGSSSTGMSIFGNVQQQNLLVNHDLQKETITFVPTQCDQV is encoded by the exons ATGTCTAAATTGaaatcttcttcatcatcttcaatGTTACTTCCACTTCTtatatcttttcttctcctcattGTTCCAACATTCTCAACATCAAGAAAAGTTCTTGATGAGAATCACCATGAAGGGATCATCAGAGTCAACCTTCGCCATGTTGACTCCGGCAAGAACCTAACCAAGCTGGAGCGTGTCCAACATGGCATGAAGCGCGCCAAGAGCCGCCTCCAGTGGCTCAACGCAATGGTAACAAAAAAACAATCCCAATTCTCTAAAAGCGAAGAACTAGATTCAGATTCAGAATCTTCTGAATCTGAATCTAGTTCTTCGCAAATCCAGTCTCCAATACACGTGGGGAACGGGGAGTACCTAATGGAACTAGCCATAGGTACTCCTCCAAAGTCGTATCCCGCGATATTGGACACTGGTAGCGACCTCATATGGACACAATGCCAGCCTTGTTCCCAATGTTACAAGCAACCAACACCTATCTTCGACCCCAAGAAATCTTCGAGTTTCTCGAAGCTTTCTTGCGGAAGCAATCTATGCAACGTTCTACCTTCCTCCAGCTGTAGCAGCGGCGGTGGCGGCGACAGCGACGGCTGCCAGTATATGTACTCATACGGAGATTATTCCGTCACACAAGGCGTTTTAGCAACCGAGACTTTCACTTTTGGCAGTTCTAAGATTAAAAGCATTGGATTTGGATGCGGCGAAGATAATCAAGGAAGTGGATTCGAACAAGCTTCCGGTTTAGTCGGACTAGGCCGGGGGCCATTATCGCTTGTTTCGCAGCTCAAAGAGCCGAAATTTTCGTATTGCTTACAATCCATTGATGACAGAAAAAACAGTGTTCTTTTGTTAGGATCATTACCGAAAACGAAAAACGCGAAAGGAGCTGTAACGACACCGTTGCTTAAGAATCCGATGCAGCCTTCGTTTTACTTCCTTGATCTGCAAGGAATCTCGGTTGGTGGAACTCAATTGAGCATTGAGGAATCGACGTTTGAACTCGGCGATAACGGAAGTGGTGGCATGATCATTGATTCAGGGACAACAATTACATACATTGAAGAAAATGCTTTTGATGCATTGAAGAAGGAGTTTGTTTCACAAATGGATTTGCCAGTGGATAATTCTGGATCAACAGGGCTTGATGTATGCTTCAGTTTGGAGTCTGCTTCGGGTCGAATCGAGGTTCCGAAACTTGTTTTTCACTTCAGAGG NNNNNGGAATTACATGATTGGTGATGTGAATTTGGGTGTGGCATGTTTGGCTATGGGTAGTTCTTCTACTGGCATGTCAATATTTGGAAATGTTCAACAGCAGAATTTGTTGGTGAATCATGATCTTCAGAAGGAGACTATTACTTTTGTTCCTACACAGTGTGATCAGGTTTAA